A portion of the Salvelinus alpinus chromosome 33, SLU_Salpinus.1, whole genome shotgun sequence genome contains these proteins:
- the LOC139562878 gene encoding transcription factor E2F4-like isoform X2, whose translation MALEVSRTELEGSDAPQSQRHERSLGLLTTKFVTLLQEAEDGVLDLKVAADTLAVRQKRRIYDITNVLEGIGLIEKKSKNSIQWKGVGPGCNSREIGDRLIDLKLELEDLDMRESELDQQRVWVQQSIKNVTEDTHNSPLAYVNHEDICSCFKGDTLLAVRAPSGTQLEVPIPEAVQSGQRTYQIHLKSAAGPIDVLLINKDAVNSTPMVLPVPPPEEMLQNTKSAAASADTTTNTPTHTFVKTTQSLATSKPKAHTAAKPPDTSSTEKTAQQPPSLDTRSLQSSASLDNNLTVFEPIKSDSSDLLDFPKYFSDMFDPAKEMVSADLLEELMASEVFSPLLRLSPPPGDHDYIYNLDESEGLCDLFDVSILNL comes from the exons ATGGCGCTGGAGGTGAGCCGAACCGAGCTGGAAGGTTCCGATGCTCCCCAGTCTCAGAGACACGAGAGGAGCCTCGGACTTCTCACCACGAAGTTCGTTACTTTGCTGCAGGAAGCGGAGGACGGGGTGCTCGATCTTAAAGTA GCAGCAGACACCCTGGCCGTCAGACAGAAGAGGCGCATCTATGACATCACCAATGTACTGGAGGGCATCGGCCTGATCGAGAAGAAGTCCAAGAACAGTATTCAGTGGAA GGGAGTTGGGCCAGGCTGTAACTCAAGGGAGATTGGTGACCGGCTGATTGACCTGAAGTTGGAGCTTGAAGATCTGGATATGAGGGAAAGTGAGCTGGACCAGCAGAGGGTGTGGGTCCAACAAAGCATCAAGAACGTGACCGAGgacacacacaatagcc CTCTAGCCTATGTTAATCATGAGGACATCTGCAGTTGCTTCAAAGGTGATACCCTCTTGGCGGTGCGTGCTCCCtctggtacgcagctggaggtgcCCATACCTGAAGCT GTTCAAAGCGGTCAGAGGACGTATCAGATCCATCTGAAGAGCGCTGCTGGGCCCATTGATGTTCTGCTCATCAACAAGGACGCAGTTAACTCAACCCCCATGGTGCTGCCAGTCCCGCCCCCTGAGGAAATGCTGCAGAACACCAAGTCTGCTGCAGCCTCTGCAGACACAACCACtaacacacccactcacacattTGTTAAGACCACCCAGAGCCTGGCCACCAGCAAGCCTAAAGCACATACAGCAGCTAAGCCACCAG ACACCTCCAGCACTGAAAAAACTGCTCAGCAACCACCATCATTGGACACCCGATCCCTCCAGTCTTCTGCTTCATTGGACAACAACTTGACTGTCTTTGAACCAATCAAATCCGATTCATCTGACT TGCTGGATTTCCCCAAATACTTTTCTGACATGTTTGACCCCGCTAAAG agatggTGAGTGCAGATCTACTAGAGGAACTTATGGCTTCAGAAG TGTTCTCTCCACTCCTCCGCCTTTCTCCTCCCCCGGGTGACCATGACTACATCTATAACCTGGATGAGAGCGAGGGCCTCTGCGACCTCTTCGACGTCTCCATCCTCAACCTTTGA
- the LOC139562878 gene encoding transcription factor E2F5-like isoform X1, with protein sequence MALEVSRTELEGSDAPQSQRHERSLGLLTTKFVTLLQEAEDGVLDLKVAADTLAVRQKRRIYDITNVLEGIGLIEKKSKNSIQWKGVGPGCNSREIGDRLIDLKLELEDLDMRESELDQQRVWVQQSIKNVTEDTHNSPLAYVNHEDICSCFKGDTLLAVRAPSGTQLEVPIPEAVQSGQRTYQIHLKSAAGPIDVLLINKDAVNSTPMVLPVPPPEEMLQNTKSAAASADTTTNTPTHTFVKTTQSLATSKPKAHTAAKPPDTSSTEKTAQQPPSLDTRSLQSSASLDNNLTVFEPIKSDSSDYCSPIYASQSSSNRHISTSTVQRRLRESGLHVRIAAKKPLLKDTNKRNRLAWAKKHEQWTLDLWKYVLCYDESKFEIFGSYCVFVRCRVGEWMISSFVWFPKHGGGGVGVFAGDTVSDFI encoded by the exons ATGGCGCTGGAGGTGAGCCGAACCGAGCTGGAAGGTTCCGATGCTCCCCAGTCTCAGAGACACGAGAGGAGCCTCGGACTTCTCACCACGAAGTTCGTTACTTTGCTGCAGGAAGCGGAGGACGGGGTGCTCGATCTTAAAGTA GCAGCAGACACCCTGGCCGTCAGACAGAAGAGGCGCATCTATGACATCACCAATGTACTGGAGGGCATCGGCCTGATCGAGAAGAAGTCCAAGAACAGTATTCAGTGGAA GGGAGTTGGGCCAGGCTGTAACTCAAGGGAGATTGGTGACCGGCTGATTGACCTGAAGTTGGAGCTTGAAGATCTGGATATGAGGGAAAGTGAGCTGGACCAGCAGAGGGTGTGGGTCCAACAAAGCATCAAGAACGTGACCGAGgacacacacaatagcc CTCTAGCCTATGTTAATCATGAGGACATCTGCAGTTGCTTCAAAGGTGATACCCTCTTGGCGGTGCGTGCTCCCtctggtacgcagctggaggtgcCCATACCTGAAGCT GTTCAAAGCGGTCAGAGGACGTATCAGATCCATCTGAAGAGCGCTGCTGGGCCCATTGATGTTCTGCTCATCAACAAGGACGCAGTTAACTCAACCCCCATGGTGCTGCCAGTCCCGCCCCCTGAGGAAATGCTGCAGAACACCAAGTCTGCTGCAGCCTCTGCAGACACAACCACtaacacacccactcacacattTGTTAAGACCACCCAGAGCCTGGCCACCAGCAAGCCTAAAGCACATACAGCAGCTAAGCCACCAG ACACCTCCAGCACTGAAAAAACTGCTCAGCAACCACCATCATTGGACACCCGATCCCTCCAGTCTTCTGCTTCATTGGACAACAACTTGACTGTCTTTGAACCAATCAAATCCGATTCATCTGACT attgcagcccaatatatgcttcacagagttcaagtaacagacacatctctacatcaactgttcagaggagactgcgtgaatcaggccttcatgttcgaattgctgcaaagaaaccactactaaaggacaccaataagaggaatagacttgcttgggccaagaaacacgagcaatggacattagacctgtggaaatatgtcctttgctatgatgagtccaaatttgagatttttggttcttactgtgtctttgtgagatgcagagtaggtgaatggatgatctcctcaTTTGTGTGGTTcccgaagcatggaggaggtggtgtgggggtgtttgctggtgacactgtcagtgattttatttag